gactatttactcgaacctgatccactcatatatctccacataaagttcaagtactcatccaatagtcatgggtcttagtttattggatttagactttcatacaatttatgagatcaataaaaagtatattgataatagaaaatgtttattattttacaaactgcgagtttttaggacataaaacccaacagtggCTGCCACTAAGGCCAAACATACATTAaccattaaacataaaacattACAAAATTTACAACCCAAGTCTCGTAAGTCCTAGCTCCCAAAACTTAGTCCCTACATGAAACAACTACAACATGTGtacaaatatttacagtaaccacctagttGACGGGTTACTAGAACTTCTAACTTTAAGTAGTAGAGCAGATGTAGAACTATCTTCgaaggatttgaccgctacttggaaaaagaaaatatttgaaaaacggagtgagctactagcccaatgagtgacttaagaaagaaaataggttatcatgcataagtctcaataaagagatcataCTGAAACATGAGTCTTTGCAGTAACCTTGTACTAAAATGAAAACTTTCCAAGCATTAAACATGTAAAGCcgttttcatcataaaacattaaactgaTCCTTAGTTGTGAGTAACCTTGCTATGGTTAAGTCCCAACGTCAATTCCTTAGTCAagaaagaacccttttgctcaatctctcgaCGTTAaactacctacatgcacgtggttataattaagtaccgtcataccttaggtactactgctcagataccttcttagTGTCCTTTAGTATTGAgttgctcggataccttctccatgtccttcaATATCGAGCTTAAAGTAACATTAGTCATACTACGACTtactctttaaagcatgtatacCTAAATGCATAGAGACATGTCTTTAAAGGCTCTAACGCATGCTTTGTGCATATGAATACacataaatttttttacaaCATTCTTTCATACATGGCgtttgaaaacataaactcatattttgcttggaaaactactttttaaaatagctagcatgagaataatttttctcaaaattgtGGATTCttaaaaacattgtaaatacTTAGTCATTCACAACTTTAGGGCTACTTCTTAAAGGTTGATATGCTTCTAGCAATGGTGTCAATCCTTTGGACACAACAACATATATTTAGCTACTAGCaatggtctcccttttgagactaactcTTAATTAAGCTTGTGTTTAACCTTCCCCTAGAAGACCTTCACTCAAATGCATACCTGGCTGTAGGTCAAGTACTTAGAAATGTCCTTGAGATTTTGGCTCTTGCTATGCAGCCAACACATTTCACAAATGCATCCTTACTATGCAACCAACACTTGCTCTAAGTGTTCCTTCAGTCACACATGGTCATTCACATAGGCATCTATGCATCCAAGACTTCAACGCAAGCCTCCTTAAACCAAACAGTAGGTTAAACGCATAGGGGTGCTCCACCCTTAGTCTGTTCGAGCGCCTACTGTGAGTTCCAACTTACTCAACCCAAGCAGCCGCCTGCTTGTTCATAGAATTCCATATTTGACTtacttcatcaataactcaaattctaaagctcatctcaagaaatttccttctacaaacttatttataATTGTCTTAGAAAGTttacttaaaatttcagcttcaaATTTCAGCatcaaactctttgtgattcgTCCTGGAGTCTCACTTCTTCATCGATGGCTTGAATTCACCCGTGAACTGAACCTCTTGtcactttcttccttctccagCCTTATTCCGGTCAGATCTTCTTCCGGTAGCACTGCATCTGAAACTAGCCTCACAGATCTTTCCAACGACACCAAGAACTCTCAATTTTCACAGAGGAATTGTTCAAACTGACCTTTTGAAGTTCAACCTCCTTTTTATACTGCCTCCCACCATTTATCATAAATTCCTAGCATGACACCTCCAACTCAATTGGACTTAATTTCGGAGGATAGTTGGTGACCTTAATCAGTCGTTTAAGACTGATTACTTCACCTACTATCAATACATGCTTCCAACTAGGTTCAACGCACACTATAGCTCTCACACAAACCTATTCCAACGCATGTGCTTTGTGCCTTGGCCTTCTTTTGGCTTCAATCATCATCGCAGCTCTAGCACTTTCAGCTTTGCAAAGCCTGACCAATGCAAGCTCTACTCATCGCATGCCAAGCTTGACCAATGCACAATCAGTCTTACTCCAATGCATAGCTCTAAGGCACATTGAGTAGCCAGCATCTTGTACTCAATGCCTATCCTGGCCTGCATGCACACAAAGCCTCAATTGTCCAGCTTTGCGCCTATCgtctcgctcttgctctcgtTCATCGTCTATTGTTTACGCCGTCGTCTAGCACTCacgtgaaggaactcttaaacaagagtatctatgagcgtgttcggatcttTCCAGTTGAAAACTATCTTCACTTCGAACTTAACCCAGCAGAAGCAACCCTCTACGGTGTTTATCGCCCAGCAAATAGTTGGCAACCAGCAGCACGATCATTTACACGAATGGCAGCAAACGAACAAGCAAGATCGGGGACGACActaccacttagagcccttggtattctcggagtgaaaatccaaagagtggtctttgatggaattggtagagaaAGGAGGAAagggatgatcgtgtagaacgataAGCGAGTGggagaagactatcgtatagcggatgcttatcgtttaaaaaaagctacacgattgtgtaggttttactaagcgatcgtcaaGTAAttagtaagcgatcatttagaaaactcGGCACACTAAGCGatccttcttccattttggagttgaatatatactttagagcctcatgcataagctgttcagacggttgtccaaacattccccgcagggactccatgatctcatgagctaagaccatgggctcatgtttcttggccatgacttcagaaagacttgccaagatatatgctcgggccttctcattcgcctgTATCCATTGCTCGTATGCCTcatgaacatttcgagcggcattcaaagctagaataggaggacagaccTCCATAAGGgaaaacatgagatcctcgatgataagtattgtcgtgatcatgtgtttccatgtcaAAAAGTTATCACCAGTTAATTTTTCTACGCTAAGCGAAGCTAACGTGGCTATGGCTATTTTAAAAAGATTGTTACTGAAaaaacgaacaaaactttaattagattttgcttaaccacattttaaccaattaattttgcaaaacagtttcaagtaccctaagtgaaagacttctattttgtaaggatgccctagtgaggtaggacaaacgtcacaggtggggtgatcagatgccccttcactaggatgagacattctcaaccattaggcagaaccaactcttggaattaaacctaacaaccaccatttatttggtcccaaactgttaacctttaataaTTTCACGTAAGTGTGATCCCTCGCTTTcagtgccagagtcccgccttTATGAGCCCGTCGTAGGGAAGaagcatattaggacaagagactaagtaaccttatcctcttacaggagatcaaataaaaaaaaacgtgcaaaactgccatcctatagggggacactcccaggatgtctcgaggcgatgcgcaataactttattcaatccaacgagggagaccaagggatatgctgtcgcacttcctgctcccacttactatgaacactctctctatccaccttgatattgacctacccaaagaCCATCCattagggggacacgccaaaggtgccttgaggccgagggtagatctcacggtgtggactatataggagaaacgtgaaaggtttaagtgaaacatcatatccccaagtacctcccactgaatgttctacctaggggttcattaacctagacaatccgactactgattttagtctaagtcgtctttttaagtccctcataaacaacttttgtctatgaattatgaacaagttcaagtagtcatatttaaacactttaatggattgtccttagctttcatgcatgcatgaaatctatctaattcacttttccaggtaagttccaagtaggggtgttacgtttccgtcaacttaaatacctcagcctagacaaaacccaccttagacaaaaggtccattatagatagatttgctacactttaaccttttattagtcaatttaatcctattaaattgattaaaatattaaggCTTAAtggtttctaatcatattagaatcataatcttaggtctatgtcattcaagttttaaacaatttaaaaccgtgaattaaacctaagtgagcatgcatgtctttcttattgcttttagttctaatttctctttaaccattaaaaagaaataactaaaataCATCACATacaactaggtgtttataacacttataaagaaacctatgtgtcatgcttcatgcaatgtccggtcattactatacataacttttatatatgcgtaataaccaagcaaacatgctttccattcacccttatattataactattataatataaagatgatacatgtcaatactttttatgcatgcataaatataactcttatattatatggtgcatgaacatgctcttacaaaattaaatcatgtttctctaaattataatatttaaaataaagagatgatgcatgatcaatgcataagctAAGGTAAGATTTACTATATGTACAtaacatatgacatataaataaccatacatcgcatgtaaaaaaaaccaaggattaatggactgggatgaacctttacaaaaactagaataaaataactctatctattacattttccatccagcaaatcggttcacaagcgaaccgggtcttgaaccgctaggAGAACTCCATTGTTTAGTAAACAtcgaaggtaaacgatcgtttagacgacaacAAGGCTGCAAAGCTTGATCGTCTAGGCGATCACTTATGCGGTGAGAGGTAAATAATTTACCGTGCGTtactccgcgatcgtttagtccgttactaagcgatgaagcttgctgagctaaacgatcgtctaatgtGCACGCGCGTTAAACGATACccgagcatccgatactcaATGATCGCTTACATCATCGTCTACACAACCCGATCAACCCttcatcgtcttcttcctcgaagaacaacaacccttgctccgaacttcttcatgaacgatTCAAGACTCAAAtggactttgaattacagacttgaatacaaataattatgccaaaaaacgcaggggcctttacaattaaccaAAATGCAAAAgtattaaatcaaaccgaggtaACATCCTAGATAACActattaatccgcacatccacatcaatttaataattaaacagagcagatatgcacccactatgaatgtatatgcaattcgttgcatcaatgaaattggaatatcagaacctggctctaataccaattgaagaaactcttaaacaagagtatccatgagcgtgttcggatcttTCTAGTTGAAGAATGTCTTCACTTCGAACTCAACCCAGTGGAAGCAACCCTCTACGGTCTTTATCGCCCAACAAACAGTCGGCAACCAACAGCACCATTGTCTACACGAACGACAGCAAACGAACAAACAAGGCTGGGGATGACACCAgcacttagagcccttggtattcttggagtgagaatccaaagagtggtctttgatggaattggtagaggaaggaggaaagagATGATCGTATAGAACAATAAGCAAGTAGaagaaggctatcgtatagcagatgcttatcgtttagagaaagctacacgattgtgtaggttttactaagcgatcgtctagtaattagtaagcgatcgtttagaaaactcggcacgctaagtgatcgtttagaaaagctgagcgatcgtttagtaagcgaGGTGTGCAATTAGGTGATGAGGCAccatcatataggctctcaactaagcgatcattaCGTTTTCACAACTTGAGCGATTTTTTTCGAACTCCctgcaaaatgaaaccaattttcattttattcttcagttacaataaccaaattttattttcccactaacgcacgattcaGGAGAAgttttcggccaattatcacataattaaccaattaattaataaataaatataaacatattatattctgaatctatagtttgatatcatgtATCCATTATAGTaatttctcttctacttgatataaattatatttatatctaattttctccaaaataatgtatctcatacatttagtcaattatatcatatataatcgaactccctcttgtcaatttaaacatttcaaactgacctaaaaattgattctcgactttatccaagctacctaggggaccttatggacttgtggctcaaagctccaatggtacgtgaatagctgactaaactttttaaccatgagatccaccattcgttaactgccagacattctactaaagaacAACAACTGGACTCTTCTtacaacagatatatttctgtgtccatcggatataaccaatcatgagtatgatgaacCTTCACAGaggctcgtaagtacagctgggccaatttaccgtcttgcccctataattacatctcacttcttaagtaccattgattcctctaatgaacaatacaacatagtccaactatgtgtgaacacctcttgggtcaagagaaggtgtgtgacgccacattgttcaagccctggaatcagcccttaagggagctatctatctacttgccctgcatctgggaaggagtgaatttcattttgtgtagctgagttcccagctcccaaatcagacaaatccccaaaatggtaggtttgagtcggtgacctggccacttgcacccatacaaatcaaagaaccgtcctcaatggcaggagttcgcaactcactcaggattgaggccatgtttcctatggtcatcctagtgaagtgaagtctcaatcatgaatggtgttatataacgagacattaacacttcgtggtcaggtcttatacaaactctttgtataggacgcccccactcgcatgtcccctacacgaatgatcgggatcagaccatctgtgacaagtcacaacacttgtgactattccacaaagcNtgactattccacaaagcgggctgcatccgtaacgttaccaagataaggtttccctcctatatccatatattacagaccattttggttatcactcaagacatgatctatttgtatgtcaccacatacatgcttaagttacaaactgATAAcaagagattttatgtttattggtttgtggtaaagaaaataaaacaaacaactgaacaaaataaaaaagtgaagtaaaatatcatatattatacatcacaagcatttgtacaaactgtttacaaactacaggatacgatttgtacaaactgtttacaactacaggacacgagactttagggcatcaaccccaacatcacGCCCCATCGTCTAGAGCTTACGCTCATCGTCTAGCGTTTACACTTATCGTCTAGCTTATCGTTTAGCGCATTTTCTTGTGCATCGTGCAGCCCTGTAAGCAGCTATGCGTTCGTCCATGCGCAATTCTCCAACACCCAGTGCCCACGCTCGAACACATTTTATACTGCCACACACatactaacctctcaagacttgGTTGCCACATGCCTTGTGCACGCATAGGGTTGCTTGCTCTAAACACGACTCCTCTTGGCGTGCACAACCAACACATGGCTTCTCTTCACTCGACCACACTTGGCTTCTTTAAGAGCTCAACTAACCTCAATAAATAGGTAAGGCCAACGCCCATGGCTCAATTTCAACACCTAGAATAAAGCCAACGCATAGGCTACATACTAACAACACTTTCTAGCTtcacccaagagtcaagcttccaaacttaaacatttcttctaattctttacCCTTTTCcctacaattaaacattagtttTCACATTAACCTACTCACCATATTGGTTTCAGTAGTGAACACACACAAGTAAGGAAATTAGGGTTCAGGATTAACAACTAtcatgaccactctcacccatacaaatcaaaggattgctgttataaacaggagttcacaactcattcaagattaaggtcaagtctcctatggtcatcctagtgaaatattagtttcttcaagtaacagtgttataaagagaaactaatcatTTCACTGTTCGGTGtatgtataaactcctttatacaagatacctccactcacatgtctctacatgaataatataGTTCATATTGTTTGCAACACTTAtatctcatgtaacaattacaaagtgggttgtatccacaGTGTTACTAGGAAAAGGTACCcaaccttcatccatttactacagaccttttaggttattatttgaacatgAACCACCTATATGTTAACTACATACTATTCAAatgacatcatataaccttggatcttagtttattgggttgAATTAATCctgtctaaatgtcaaataaaataactatgattttatttgataaataatttgtgttcaCAAAACTACAAAGCAtgagatacactagatttaggatatcaattCTAACAAATGAGTGTACAAATTGAAACTAATGCCTAATGGTGACATTGAGAGATACAAAGCTAGGTTGGTTGTTCATGGTTTTGACCAGGTCTATGACATCGATTATATTGAAACATTTAGCCCGATTGTTAAGCCTACAACAATCCGTATTTTGTTATCTTTAGCTGTTCACTTTAACTGGCCAGTTAAACAATTGGATGTACATAATGCGTTTCTTAATGGGGATCTACATGAGGATGTGTATATGGCTCAACCTCCCAACTTTgttgagaaagaaaaacattCACATGTGTGCAAGCTTCACAAAGCATTATATGGACTTAAACAAAGCCCTAGAGCATAGTTTCTTAAACTGAGTTCATGGTTAATTGATTGGGGTTTCATTACTACAAAATCAGataactcattgtttatttatagCAAGTAGTCTGTCTTCATTcttattttaatatatgttgatgatatcattTTGATTGGAACTTGTGCAACCTTTATCCGACAGTTCACTCAAACTCTGCATACTAATTTTGCCTTAAAAGACCTTGGTGATCTATCATTTTTCTTAGGAATTGAAGTTGTTTGAAAAGGTGATGTTATGCATTTATCTCAAGCTAAATACACTGCTAATTTGTTTAGAAAGACCCAGCTGGTTGGCTATAAACAAGTTGCTACACCAATGGCTACTGGGTCATCTCTCTTGGCTCATGATGGTGAGTCTCTGGCTGATCCTACCATGTATTGAAGCATCTTCAAGGCCTTACAATATTGTATAATCACCCGACCAGACTTGAGTTTTACAATCAATAAGGTATGCCAATTTATGCATTTTCCAATTTCTACTAATTGGCACGCTGTTAAGCAGATACTACGTTATCTAAAAGCTTCCTCTTCCCTGGGAATTTATTTCTCTCGTTCAAATGATTTATATCTTACTCGTGATATGGGTACTGATTGGGCAAATTTCCCAGATGATCCCTGAAGCACCAGTAGctagtgtttttttttccttggtGGTAACTTAATCTCTTGGTCCTCTTCGAAACAAAAGGTTGTGTTTAGATCAAGTGCTGAATCTGAATATAAAAGAGTGACTAATGTTACATCTGAATTGATGTGGGTTCAatctttattatttgaaattcaTATATGTTCTTCATCTATCCTTGTTTTCCTTTATGATAATATCAGCGCCACTTACTTAGCTTCTAATCCTGTCCTACACTCTTGTACAAACCACATTGAGATCAACCAATAATTTATTCGTGAACGAGTAGCTTGCCGTCAACTTATTGTGCATTTTGTTTCCTTTGAGGACCAGCTCGCTAATATCTTGATGAAGCCTTTGCCTTCACAACGTTTTTGTAACTTGAGAACCAAGCTTTCTGTGTTGCATCCACCAGTTTAGCTTGTGGGGGGATGATAAAGTGTTATTTCTCTGTATATTCTTGTGAGCTATTTTCCCTCCTTTTCATATAgcttatttattatgttttaccCAATATGGGTCTGCCTCGAGTATTAGTCAGTGCCTAATATGGTACTTTTCTCATTCAATAATACACTGAGAATATAGAAATAATTTTTACTGTTGCTTagctcatcttcttcctcttggtTTAAACATTACTTTTGTCATGCTCAAAATTACTTCAAAAAGCCCCtataatcactcaaaattaattttatacttttaaataatCCAATTTTcattcatcaaaattagttttgaatcaTTAAAAACTTGTTTCATAATGATTTTAAAAGTGACAAAAgagattttaactattttaaaattattcccaaacatgttctaaatttttttaaaataatatttaggtGCATTATGAGCTGGATCTATCTTTGTGCAATACCCAATAGTCCAGTTTGCTGTGTgtatctttttttaattcttgaatttGATTTTCTATGTGATTATAGGGGCGGTAGAAAAACAGGTACAATAGTGCTCATATTGAACTCAAGTATTACCCAAATATTTTTATCATAACCAAGAGTGATTTTGGTGATTTAGAAAGAAGTCAAACATACAAACATTTTCCTCTACCCTTCCAAGTGTGGAAAATAACATAAGATCTAGAATAGAATAGAACATACCGTTAATTTAACCTATTTGCAAAAAAGGACTAAGCATAGAAGGTGGTAGAAATTGAGGGAAGAAtgttattcattttattttctttagttgGACAAAGATTATGCCAAAACTACCACTTTTTGGTAGAACTTtgacataaataaaaaaagaagggaaaaaaatgataataacataaaataaatcaaaggcATTTAACACCCATCATTAATTCAAACTCACTAAAATCAACTTTACCATCCAAATTAACATCCACAACACTAACCATTTTCTCAATCTCCCTAATTCCCCATCCTTTATCTAACCCCAAACAATCAAGCACTCTTTTCAATTCCACTGTATCAATAAACCCATCTCCATCTACATCAAATATCTTAAACGCTTCATAAAGCAATTCATTTCTCTTCCCTTCCTCCTCTCCGATCACCTCCTCCACCGCCACCTCGTCGCCGCCCTCCGCCGCCGTCGCCAGCTCGAACCTCGCCTTCTCTTCTTCACTCTGTATCAACCCAAGTTTCTCCACCACCCCTTTTGCCTTTTCCTTTTTGATCCTCCCGTTTTCTCTCATCCCAAATACCGTAATCAACGCCCTGAGTAGTACGTCGTCGTATACCATTCTGTGGGGCCTTGTTTTGCCGTCGTCAATGGTGGATTCCGCCGCTGATCGGGATCGCCCACCAAATGTTTGTAGAAAGTCCCCAATGAATCTGGAGATACCCATTTAGTGGAATGGCAAGATT
This genomic window from Benincasa hispida cultivar B227 chromosome 4, ASM972705v1, whole genome shotgun sequence contains:
- the LOC120076416 gene encoding calmodulin-like protein 2, with translation MGISRFIGDFLQTFGGRSRSAAESTIDDGKTRPHRMVYDDVLLRALITVFGMRENGRIKKEKAKGVVEKLGLIQSEEEKARFELATAAEGGDEVAVEEVIGEEEGKRNELLYEAFKIFDVDGDGFIDTVELKRVLDCLGLDKGWGIREIEKMVSVVDVNLDGKVDFSEFELMMGVKCL